The genome window CTGCCCCAGGGGAAGGGGTGAGCCCAGCAAGGCCCCCTCGAGCTGGCTGATAAGCACCGGCCCCAGGCTGCGCACCCCAGGGTTGAGCAGGGCCTGGATGGCCTCGGCGTACAGGGTGTTGGGCGAAAGGCGTGAGAAAGCCAGCAGGGCCTCGGTCTGGCGCAGCTCACTCTCGGGGTCGAAGGGGTCGAAGGGGGCCACGGCCTGGGCCAGCAACTGGGCAATGATGCCCCAGAACAGCGCGAAGAAGAGCCAGACCGCAATGGCCGCCAGCGCCGAGGTGGCCGCGCTGCGGAAGAGCACCGAGGTGACCAGGGCAATGCCCAGCCAGACCCCGGTATAGGCCAGGGTAGCCAGCAAGAAGAGCAACGCCCGTGCGACCTCCTCGCTGCTGGGGGGTACGCCCAGGAAGATCAGGCCCAGCCCCACCACCAGCAAAAACAGGGCCAGCAGAATGAGAGCGATGGTCGCCAGTCCGGCTAAAAACTTGCCCCACAGCAGGGCGTCGCGGTAGATGGGCTGGGCCAGGATGCGCGAAAGGGTGTTGCGGCTGTACTCCCCGTTGATGGCATCAAACCCCAGGGCAATGGCGGCCAGGGGCAAAAAGAAGCTCAGGAACGCCACAAACGAGGGCAGCGGATCCTGCGCGGCGGTAAAAACCCGCAGCAGGAGGAAGGGATCTTCGCTGATGGTCTGGCGCAGGGTCTGGGCCCCGGCATACACCGCCCCTACCGCCGAGAGCAGGATGAGCACCTCCAGGATGCGCATCCGGGTGCTGCTCAGGTGGTCGGCCATCTCCTTGAAGAAGACCGCCCACAGCCCCGTCCAGGGCGAGCCTTCACGACGACGCGGGGTAGAACTACGCTGCATGGCGCACCTCCTGGAAATAGCGGGCATACACCTCGTCCAGGCTGGGCTGCTCCAGCACCAGGCTCTGGAGGGCAGCCCCGGCCTCGAGCACGGCTTTAGCCACCTGTGGGCGGATGTCCTGGGTGGCTTCCAGCCGCAGCCCCTGCGCGTCGGACTGCACCCGGCTCACCTCGGGCAAGGCCTGAAGCCGCTCGGCGAGGCCGTTCTGGGGGGTGGCCTCGAGGCGGATGCGGTAGGCACCCCCCAGCACCCGCTGGGCCAGCTCCTCCACCCGCCCCTCCAGCACCAGCTTCCCCTTGTGGAACAGCCCCACCCGGTCGCAGATGGCCTGCACCTGGTGCAGCAGGTGCGAGGAGAGCAGCACGGTGATGCCCTCGGATTTCAGGCTTTGGATGATCTTCAAAAACTCCTGCGCGGCCTCGGGGTCCAGGCCCAGGGTGGGCTCGTCCAGAATCACCACCTTGGGCTCTTTGAGCAGCACCTCGGCCAGCCCCAGGCGCTGGCGCATACCCCGCGAAAAAGCACCCACCGGGCGGTGGGCCACCTCGGCCAGCCCCATGCGCTCCAGCACCCGTTCCATGCGGGTCTTGGCCAGGGCGGGGGGCAGACCGTTGAGCCGGGCGATGTAGGAGAGGTTCTCCCAGGCGGTCATCTCGCCATAAAAACCCACTGAGTCGGGCAGGTAGCCCACCTGCCGCTTGAGCGAGAGCGGTTCGCGCACCGGGTCGAGGCCCAGCACCCGCACCTGGCCCGCGCTGGGCTCGGTGAGGCCCAGGAGCATCAGGATGGTGGTGGTTTTGCCGGAGCCGTTGGGGCCCAGCAGGCCATACACCTCACCCGCCTCGATGCGGAGCTCGAGGCCCTCCACCGCCACCACCCTGCCGTAGCGTTTGGTTAGGCCTTGGGTCTCGATGACCATAGGCCCTCCTAGCGCCGCCCGAAGCGCGAGACGGCGAAGCCCACCGCACCGACCGCTACTGCAATCAAAGCCACCCCTACCAGCCCCCACAGCGTAGAGGTCTGCACGGTGACCCGGTAATCGGCCGAGGCCTGGGCACTGCCTGCAGAGGCCCGCAGGGTCAGCATGTAGTCGCCCGCTACGGCTTTGGTTGAGGGCTTAATTTTGGCTGTGACCTCCGATTCAGCCCCTGGCGCCAGCTTTTCCAGCTTGTCGGGCTCGAACTTGACCTCCCAGCCCGAAGGTTCGCTGGCCGAGAACTCGAGGTTCTCCGCCGGGGCGCTGCCGGTGTTCTTGACCACCAGCTTGATAGGGTTCTCGCGGCCTGCATAGGCCCGTCCCGAAAGCCGCCCCTCGGGGGTGGTGAGGCTAAGCTCGGCCTGACCAGTAATGTCCAGGTTGACCGCCAGCTCGGCCTTGGCCTCTCCGGCCAAAGCCCGCAGGGTGACGGCATAAACTTTGGCCTCCACCTGCCTGGGGGGTGTAACCTGAACGTCCAGATCCTTGGTCTCACCGGCTTTCAGGGGCAGACTGTTGACCTCCTGCCCGCCAAAGGCGGTGCTGAAGCTCACCCGGAAGTTTTCGGGGGCGTCGGCCTCGAGGTTGACCAGCAAGTCCTGATCACTTTCGTTCTTGAGGGTCACGCGGTAACGGAAGCTGGCGGTCGGGGTGCCTTTGAGCACCGGAAGCTCGGTCTCGAGGGATAGCCGCTTGGGCAGCACCTGGCCCAGCGTGAGGGCAATGGGTAGCTCGGCCCGTACCCCGCTGCCCTCGGCCAGCAGGCGGAAGCGGTAGGTGCCAGGCCGCACATTTTGCGGCGGCTCGAGCCGCAGGGAAAGGCTCTGCTCCCCATCGGGCAGCACATACACCGCGCCCACCACCCGGCCCCCACCCAGCAGGCTGGCCTTCCAGCCCGGGGCCAGCTCGGCGACCCGCACCTGCACAGTCTGTGGCGGCAGGTTGTAGCCCTTGAGGGTGATGGGCAGGCTAATGGTTTCGCCCAGCCGCACGCTTTGCGAGGGATAGGGCGTGTACAGGGCCAGACCACGGAACCCCTGGGCCAGGCCCAGGCTCGTCAGCAGCAACAAGAGCGCAAGTAGGCGTGGCATGCTTCACCTCCAGACGACGTTTTTCATCTGAGAATCTAGGAGAGAAAAATTAAATATGCATTAGAGTCATAATGATACTTGACAAAGGAACGCTCAAGTTTTATAATCCCCTGCTGTAGGGAGCAGACCAGGACAACCCCTACGGAAGGAGGTTTCAGTATGCTGGACATTGTTCGGAACGTGCCTGTTCAGACTATGCCTCTGCGGAGCTGGAATCTCTCGACCGTGAACGACTTCTTCCATGAGTTCGACCGGCTCTGGAACGAGGTAACGACATCTTTAGGCAGCCCAGTACCTGTTAGTGCCTACCCCTACGACCTCTACGAGACCGGGGACAGCCTGGTGCTGGAGATGGCGGTGCCGGGCCTGCGCAAGGATGACCTCGAGGTACGCCTGGAGGGCAACCGCCTCACCATTCGGGGCACTTATCCGGAGGCCCAGGGTACCGAAGAGCGCCGCTACTGGTCGCGGGGTCTGCCGCGTGGGAGCTTCGTGCAAAGCCTTACTTTGCCTGCTTCGGTTGAGGTAGACAAGATCCAGGCCACCATCACCGACGGTCTCCTGCGCCTGACCCTGCCCAAGGTAGAGCAGGCCCGGGTGCGCAAGATTGCCATTAGCTCAGCATAGGCAACCGGACTTTCCCCGAGCGCAGTTCCATAGCTCATGGAGCTGCGTCATTTTTTAACTTGCAGCAGCCCGGCGAGCAGTGTAATCACCACCGCCATCCCTGCCACCGCTGCAAAAGATACCCGCAACGATGTGACCTGTGCGATCAGGCCGATAACGGGGGGCCCACTCAAAAAACCCAGGTAGCCCAGCGTCGCCACCGAGGCCAGCGCTATTCCTGGTTGCACCCCCGGCACCCTGCCAGCGGCGCTGAACACCAGCGGAAACAGGGTACAGTAACCCAGCCCCACCATCACAAAGCCTAGCAGGGCGACCTCGGGGTGGCTGGTGGCAAGGGTGGTTACAAAACCGGTGGCAGCCAGCAAGCCACCGGCTCGAGCCATCACCACTGGCCCAAACCGATAAATAAGGGCGTCGCCGCTCAGGCGGCCCACCACCATGGCCGCCGAAAACGCCGAGAAGGCCAGCGCGGCCACGGCCTCGCTGGTTCCGATTTCCTGCTTCATGAAGACCGCGCTCCAGTCGGCCACGGCGCCCTCGCCCAGGCCGGTGCAGAACACAATGAGGCCCAGGCCCAGCAACACCCCTCGAGGCCAGACAAAGCGCGGCCCGCTCGCCACGGGCTGAACCTCGAGCAGGTGTCGGATGGCCCATAACATCAGGAGGCTCGAGCCCAGGGCCATCCAAACAAAAAAGGGCAGTGGAGCCAGGCTGATGGCCGCAGCCCCGCCCCCCAACGCAGCACCCACCAGACCCCCCAGGCTAAACAGCGCGTGGAAACTGGACATAATGGGCCGGGCGTAGCGTTTTTCAACCTCCACCGCTTGCGCGTTCATCGAGATGTCCATGGCAGCGTTGGCGAAGCCAAATACAAACAGAGCCAGGGCCAGCATCCAGCCGTTGGGTGCCAGGGCCAGCAGGGGCAGAGCTGCACAGTTACCCAAAGCAGCCCAGGCCAGCACCGGGTGGCTACCCCTGCGCGTGATGAGCCAGCCGGTTAGGGGCATGGCCAGCACCAGCCCGATGGGGGCGCTTGCAAGCACCAAACCCAGCTCTCCGGCGCTCAAGCCCAGATGCTGCTTGATGGCCGGGATGCGCGAAACCCAGGCGGCCAGCACCAGGCCGCATATAAAGAAAGTTACATAGATGGCGATTCTGGCCTGAAGCAGGCGATTGGGTGCGGTGGTATTCAAGGGGCAGTCCTTTCTCGGCGCGCAGCTTTTTTAGCGGGTCAGTTGTTCGATGAGGCTGCGGTGTTGCGGAAACTGCCGGGCCAGCTCCTCGCGCTGGGCCAGTTCGAAGTCGGCAAACTCGAAACCGGGGGCCATGGTGCAGCCTACCAGGGCGTAGGTTCCGGGGGTGTCCAGGCTGGCCGCGAACCAGTAACCGGCAGGAACTGTTGCCTGGAAATGGTGTCCCTGACTGGGATCAGGGCCTAGGAACAAGAATGAAAGTGCACCTTGGGGTGAGATGAGCCACAGGGTCAGGGAAGCACCGGCGTAGAAATGCCAGATCTCGTCGCTTTTAAGCCGATGAAACGCCGAAAAGTCGGGGTGCTCGAGCAAAAAGTAGATGGCTGTGGAAAACGCCCGCTGGCCGTTGTAGCGCGGGGGGAGGTGAGGTTGTGCAATCAATTCATTGGATACGTAGGTTTGGCGGTAAAAGCCACCCTCGAGGTGGGGCTGCAGGCCCAGGTGTTCTACCCAGAATCGAGCGTTATACACGAGCAGTCTCCGGTTTTGCTTGCGCCCGAAATTAGCGACGGCGCCTACCCCTTAGTATCCGGCCA of Meiothermus sp. contains these proteins:
- a CDS encoding ABC transporter permease; its protein translation is MQRSSTPRRREGSPWTGLWAVFFKEMADHLSSTRMRILEVLILLSAVGAVYAGAQTLRQTISEDPFLLLRVFTAAQDPLPSFVAFLSFFLPLAAIALGFDAINGEYSRNTLSRILAQPIYRDALLWGKFLAGLATIALILLALFLLVVGLGLIFLGVPPSSEEVARALLFLLATLAYTGVWLGIALVTSVLFRSAATSALAAIAVWLFFALFWGIIAQLLAQAVAPFDPFDPESELRQTEALLAFSRLSPNTLYAEAIQALLNPGVRSLGPVLISQLEGALLGSPLPLGQSFLLAWPQLTGLIALTIGLFAVAYVLFQRREVRA
- a CDS encoding ABC transporter ATP-binding protein; amino-acid sequence: MVIETQGLTKRYGRVVAVEGLELRIEAGEVYGLLGPNGSGKTTTILMLLGLTEPSAGQVRVLGLDPVREPLSLKRQVGYLPDSVGFYGEMTAWENLSYIARLNGLPPALAKTRMERVLERMGLAEVAHRPVGAFSRGMRQRLGLAEVLLKEPKVVILDEPTLGLDPEAAQEFLKIIQSLKSEGITVLLSSHLLHQVQAICDRVGLFHKGKLVLEGRVEELAQRVLGGAYRIRLEATPQNGLAERLQALPEVSRVQSDAQGLRLEATQDIRPQVAKAVLEAGAALQSLVLEQPSLDEVYARYFQEVRHAA
- a CDS encoding NEW3 domain-containing protein, producing the protein MPRLLALLLLLTSLGLAQGFRGLALYTPYPSQSVRLGETISLPITLKGYNLPPQTVQVRVAELAPGWKASLLGGGRVVGAVYVLPDGEQSLSLRLEPPQNVRPGTYRFRLLAEGSGVRAELPIALTLGQVLPKRLSLETELPVLKGTPTASFRYRVTLKNESDQDLLVNLEADAPENFRVSFSTAFGGQEVNSLPLKAGETKDLDVQVTPPRQVEAKVYAVTLRALAGEAKAELAVNLDITGQAELSLTTPEGRLSGRAYAGRENPIKLVVKNTGSAPAENLEFSASEPSGWEVKFEPDKLEKLAPGAESEVTAKIKPSTKAVAGDYMLTLRASAGSAQASADYRVTVQTSTLWGLVGVALIAVAVGAVGFAVSRFGRR
- a CDS encoding Hsp20/alpha crystallin family protein, with the translated sequence MLDIVRNVPVQTMPLRSWNLSTVNDFFHEFDRLWNEVTTSLGSPVPVSAYPYDLYETGDSLVLEMAVPGLRKDDLEVRLEGNRLTIRGTYPEAQGTEERRYWSRGLPRGSFVQSLTLPASVEVDKIQATITDGLLRLTLPKVEQARVRKIAISSA
- a CDS encoding MFS transporter; its protein translation is MNTTAPNRLLQARIAIYVTFFICGLVLAAWVSRIPAIKQHLGLSAGELGLVLASAPIGLVLAMPLTGWLITRRGSHPVLAWAALGNCAALPLLALAPNGWMLALALFVFGFANAAMDISMNAQAVEVEKRYARPIMSSFHALFSLGGLVGAALGGGAAAISLAPLPFFVWMALGSSLLMLWAIRHLLEVQPVASGPRFVWPRGVLLGLGLIVFCTGLGEGAVADWSAVFMKQEIGTSEAVAALAFSAFSAAMVVGRLSGDALIYRFGPVVMARAGGLLAATGFVTTLATSHPEVALLGFVMVGLGYCTLFPLVFSAAGRVPGVQPGIALASVATLGYLGFLSGPPVIGLIAQVTSLRVSFAAVAGMAVVITLLAGLLQVKK
- a CDS encoding cupin domain-containing protein, which translates into the protein MYNARFWVEHLGLQPHLEGGFYRQTYVSNELIAQPHLPPRYNGQRAFSTAIYFLLEHPDFSAFHRLKSDEIWHFYAGASLTLWLISPQGALSFLFLGPDPSQGHHFQATVPAGYWFAASLDTPGTYALVGCTMAPGFEFADFELAQREELARQFPQHRSLIEQLTR